One part of the Bdellovibrio sp. KM01 genome encodes these proteins:
- the gatC gene encoding Asp-tRNA(Asn)/Glu-tRNA(Gln) amidotransferase subunit GatC — translation MIDKKAIEHIAKLARLQITDAEAAEFSAQMEKILQNFKKIENINTQGVEPMVTPTEIESFWREDQVVQNYKPEDMVANAPDRAGNLFKVPPVV, via the coding sequence ATGATCGATAAAAAAGCTATCGAACACATCGCCAAGCTGGCTCGACTGCAAATCACGGATGCCGAGGCTGCCGAATTCAGCGCGCAGATGGAAAAAATCCTCCAGAATTTTAAAAAAATTGAGAATATCAATACTCAGGGTGTGGAACCCATGGTGACGCCAACGGAAATCGAATCTTTTTGGCGCGAAGACCAGGTTGTTCAAAACTACAAACCTGAAGACATGGTAGCCAATGCACCTGATCGCGCCGGAAATCTGTTTAAAGTCCCGCCTGTGGTATAG
- the gatA gene encoding Asp-tRNA(Asn)/Glu-tRNA(Gln) amidotransferase subunit GatA, whose translation MDLTFASLSEISEAVKSKKVSAKEVAAHFQKRIESLDPKLNAFTSHNPNALEDAESTDSRIAKGEDVGLLAGVPFGIKEMLCTKDLKTTAGSKILSNFVPPYDSTVVARLKKQGVTVMGKLNQDEFAMGSSNETSFFGAVKNPWDVNRVPGGSSGGSAAAQAARLVAGTIGTDTGGSIRQPASFCGIVGVKPTYGRVSRYGIIAFASSLDQAGPMVSSVKDAALTMEVISGHDPMDSTSSQKLVPAWSQKLSTDVKGVKIGVIKEYMKGGLDADTEKTFSESLNTLKSMGAEIVEVSVSMSEFAVPIYYLIATSEASSNLARYDGVRYGYRAEFSSLAGVELEDFYAKTRGEGFGQEVKRRIMLGTYCLSSGYYDAYYTKAGQVRRMLTEQYLAAFKKCDVILSPVTTSPAFKIGELVSDPLAMYMNDIFTTSTNLAGLPGMSVPFGASHAGLPIGVQVTANHFDEQRMLNVAAALESVSPVKGRKPHVI comes from the coding sequence GTGGATTTAACTTTTGCCTCGTTAAGTGAGATCTCTGAAGCGGTAAAATCAAAAAAAGTGAGTGCGAAAGAAGTAGCCGCGCATTTTCAAAAAAGAATCGAGTCACTTGATCCAAAATTGAACGCGTTTACTTCGCATAATCCGAATGCTCTTGAAGATGCCGAAAGTACGGATTCAAGGATTGCAAAGGGCGAAGACGTCGGTCTGCTTGCGGGCGTGCCTTTTGGCATTAAAGAAATGCTTTGCACCAAAGATTTAAAAACGACAGCGGGCTCAAAGATTTTAAGTAACTTTGTTCCACCTTATGATTCGACCGTGGTTGCGCGACTGAAAAAACAAGGCGTCACAGTCATGGGAAAATTGAATCAAGATGAATTCGCGATGGGTTCTTCGAATGAAACATCTTTTTTTGGTGCAGTAAAGAATCCCTGGGATGTAAATCGCGTACCCGGTGGATCTTCTGGTGGATCCGCTGCAGCCCAAGCGGCTCGATTGGTTGCAGGCACAATTGGAACTGATACGGGTGGATCCATTCGACAACCAGCAAGTTTCTGTGGAATTGTGGGAGTAAAGCCTACGTATGGACGTGTCAGTCGTTACGGAATTATTGCGTTTGCTTCGTCGCTGGATCAAGCCGGCCCCATGGTCAGCTCAGTTAAAGATGCGGCGCTGACGATGGAAGTAATTTCCGGCCATGATCCGATGGACTCAACTTCATCTCAAAAATTAGTTCCTGCGTGGTCTCAGAAACTTTCGACTGATGTGAAAGGTGTAAAGATCGGCGTGATCAAAGAATATATGAAGGGCGGCTTGGACGCCGATACTGAAAAAACTTTCAGCGAATCTTTGAACACTTTAAAAAGCATGGGTGCGGAGATTGTTGAAGTTTCTGTATCAATGTCAGAATTTGCCGTGCCTATTTACTATCTGATCGCAACAAGTGAAGCGTCTTCAAATTTAGCTCGCTATGATGGAGTTCGTTATGGCTACCGCGCGGAATTTTCAAGCCTTGCAGGCGTAGAGCTTGAAGACTTTTATGCAAAAACTCGCGGTGAAGGATTTGGCCAAGAAGTAAAACGCAGAATCATGTTGGGTACATATTGTCTTTCAAGCGGTTATTATGACGCTTACTATACCAAGGCAGGTCAAGTTCGTCGCATGTTGACTGAGCAATATCTGGCGGCGTTTAAAAAATGCGACGTGATTTTGAGTCCGGTAACAACTTCGCCGGCCTTTAAAATAGGTGAATTAGTATCAGATCCGTTGGCGATGTATATGAATGACATCTTTACAACTTCTACAAACTTAGCGGGTCTGCCAGGCATGAGTGTTCCTTTTGGAGCATCTCACGCCGGTTTGCCAATTGGTGTCCAGGTCACAGCAAATCACTTTGATGAGCAACGCATGCTGAATGTGGCTGCGGCCTTGGAATCGGTTTCTCCGGTGAAAGGAAGAAAACCCCATGTCATATAG
- the gatB gene encoding Asp-tRNA(Asn)/Glu-tRNA(Gln) amidotransferase subunit GatB — protein MSYRGYEPVIGIEIHVQLQTHSKMFCADATNFDAADNENVSPVSAGMPGTLPVVNKRAIEFGIKTGLALGCDIRRKSVFARKNYFYPDMPKGYQISQYEQPICENGKITFKVNGVDKTVNISRAHLEEDAGKSNHSGAHTLINLNRAGIPLLEVVTGPDLRSPAEAAEYGRTIRQIVRYLDVCDGNLEEGSLRCDCNVSVRKTGAEQFGTKVEIKNVNSFRFVEKAIEYEIERQIDELERGGKIIQETRLWDPDKNRTFSMRSKEDAQDYRYFPDPDLLPLIVTDQWIEQLRQELPELPIARAKRFHEEHSLPESDAQVLTIEKSVADFYEATAQASKNHKASANWIMSELMRELNTANMDIDKSPIKPAQLGKMIAMIDAGTISGKMAKSVFQEMWDSGKEPDTIVKEKGLVQITDTSAIEKIVDEVLVNNAQAVEDHKSGKKKNLFGFFVGAVMKASKGQASPDLVNKILQEKLK, from the coding sequence ATGTCATATAGAGGTTATGAACCTGTCATCGGTATCGAAATTCATGTGCAGCTGCAGACGCACAGTAAAATGTTTTGCGCGGACGCAACGAACTTTGATGCAGCCGACAATGAAAATGTATCGCCGGTCAGCGCAGGCATGCCGGGAACCTTGCCGGTCGTAAATAAACGCGCTATCGAATTCGGAATTAAAACTGGATTGGCATTGGGCTGTGATATCAGAAGAAAATCTGTCTTTGCTAGAAAGAACTATTTTTATCCAGACATGCCCAAGGGCTATCAGATTTCTCAGTATGAACAGCCGATCTGTGAGAATGGAAAAATCACATTCAAAGTAAATGGTGTGGATAAAACTGTTAATATCTCTCGAGCGCATTTGGAAGAAGACGCAGGAAAATCAAATCACAGTGGTGCGCACACTCTTATTAATTTAAATCGTGCCGGCATTCCACTTTTGGAAGTCGTGACCGGTCCTGATTTGCGTTCGCCGGCGGAAGCTGCGGAATACGGGCGTACTATTCGTCAAATTGTTCGCTACCTTGATGTCTGTGACGGAAACCTTGAGGAGGGATCGTTGCGCTGTGATTGCAATGTCTCCGTTCGAAAAACCGGTGCTGAGCAATTTGGAACGAAAGTCGAAATCAAGAACGTGAACTCTTTCCGCTTTGTTGAAAAAGCGATCGAGTACGAAATTGAAAGACAGATCGATGAACTTGAACGTGGCGGGAAAATCATTCAGGAAACCCGACTGTGGGATCCTGATAAAAATCGTACCTTTTCGATGCGTTCAAAAGAAGATGCTCAAGACTATCGCTATTTCCCTGACCCAGATTTGCTGCCACTGATTGTTACAGATCAGTGGATTGAGCAACTTCGTCAGGAACTTCCAGAGCTACCAATTGCCAGAGCCAAAAGATTTCACGAAGAACACAGTCTTCCGGAATCCGATGCGCAGGTTCTGACAATTGAAAAATCGGTGGCGGACTTTTACGAAGCCACAGCCCAGGCATCTAAAAATCATAAAGCCTCGGCGAACTGGATTATGTCAGAATTGATGCGTGAGTTAAATACGGCAAATATGGATATCGATAAATCACCGATTAAACCCGCGCAATTAGGAAAAATGATTGCGATGATCGACGCTGGCACAATATCGGGAAAAATGGCAAAATCCGTTTTTCAAGAAATGTGGGATTCGGGTAAAGAGCCAGATACTATCGTAAAAGAAAAAGGACTTGTGCAAATCACCGATACGTCGGCGATTGAAAAAATTGTCGATGAAGTTTTGGTGAATAATGCTCAGGCGGTCGAAGACCATAAATCCGGCAAAAAGAAAAATCTCTTTGGATTCTTTGTGGGAGCGGTTATGAAGGCTTCCAAAGGCCAAGCCAGCCCGGATCTGGTAAATAAGATTCTGCAGGAGAAACTTAAGTAA
- a CDS encoding Ppx/GppA phosphatase family protein, whose amino-acid sequence MKVAALDLGTNTFLCLIAEGDKNGITKVHKDLVEVVRLGQDVDKTGELHPDALVRAKKCLTGFKKEIDRHNVDKILAMATSAARDAKNGQDLFNIGKELGIPIEVIPGEDEARISYQGATGGVIDPAKTNLVIDVGGGSTEFIVGHGEKILFGESLNMGGVRLTERFVTQQPVPQNEQAKLNLYIDEQLQKILPDLRKYKLDQILAVAGTPTSIVAIEVGGFDEKKVDNYFVTKERLEHWVNVFAQTSVEEKRSKYHLGGRADIIFAGASILLNTVKALGMAGMVVSTKGVRYGVALEMLRSGDHS is encoded by the coding sequence ATGAAAGTCGCAGCTCTTGATTTAGGAACGAATACCTTTTTATGTCTGATCGCCGAAGGTGATAAGAACGGAATCACCAAGGTTCATAAAGACTTGGTTGAAGTCGTGCGCCTGGGACAAGATGTGGATAAAACCGGAGAGCTTCATCCAGATGCACTTGTTCGCGCCAAAAAATGTCTGACAGGGTTTAAAAAAGAAATCGATAGGCATAACGTTGATAAAATTCTTGCGATGGCAACATCGGCTGCGCGTGATGCAAAGAATGGTCAGGATCTTTTTAATATCGGAAAAGAACTGGGTATTCCTATTGAAGTCATTCCTGGCGAAGACGAAGCACGCATCAGCTATCAAGGTGCAACCGGTGGCGTGATCGACCCTGCTAAAACCAATCTGGTGATTGACGTTGGTGGTGGTTCGACGGAGTTCATCGTGGGGCATGGGGAAAAGATCCTGTTCGGCGAAAGTCTAAACATGGGTGGCGTTCGATTGACTGAAAGATTTGTTACGCAACAACCTGTTCCCCAAAATGAACAAGCGAAACTTAATCTATATATAGATGAACAGCTTCAAAAAATTCTGCCAGATCTCCGCAAGTACAAACTGGATCAGATTCTGGCTGTTGCGGGCACCCCAACTTCAATCGTGGCCATTGAGGTGGGCGGCTTTGATGAAAAGAAAGTTGATAACTATTTCGTTACCAAAGAGAGATTGGAGCATTGGGTGAATGTCTTTGCCCAAACTTCGGTCGAGGAAAAGCGAAGCAAGTACCACCTAGGGGGTCGTGCCGATATTATTTTTGCTGGAGCCTCCATCTTGTTAAATACAGTCAAAGCTTTGGGTATGGCGGGTATGGTTGTTTCTACTAAAGGGGTTAGATATGGCGTCGCTCTTGAGATGCTTCGTTCTGGGGATCATTCTTAG
- a CDS encoding DUF192 domain-containing protein, giving the protein MASLLRCFVLGIILSFAVTSGAAEKFPTKSIKVGNKTLTVEVATTSKQQEQGLMFRTHLGEDEGMLFIFSNEETRFFWMKDTMIDLSIGYFNKDGKLIDVQEMKSGKGLADTSLPSYASAQPAKYALEMNKGWFDKNKIKLGTKLKINP; this is encoded by the coding sequence ATGGCGTCGCTCTTGAGATGCTTCGTTCTGGGGATCATTCTTAGTTTTGCTGTAACTTCTGGAGCAGCAGAAAAGTTTCCGACTAAATCAATTAAAGTGGGCAACAAAACGTTAACTGTCGAGGTTGCAACAACATCGAAACAGCAAGAGCAGGGCTTGATGTTTCGCACGCACCTTGGAGAAGACGAAGGCATGCTCTTTATTTTCTCCAATGAAGAAACCAGATTTTTTTGGATGAAAGACACGATGATTGATCTTTCCATCGGATATTTTAATAAGGATGGAAAACTAATCGACGTCCAGGAAATGAAGTCCGGCAAAGGTCTAGCGGATACATCCCTTCCCTCTTATGCCAGCGCACAACCCGCAAAGTACGCTCTGGAGATGAATAAGGGCTGGTTTGACAAAAATAAAATTAAGCTTGGAACAAAGTTAAAAATCAATCCATAG
- a CDS encoding LysM peptidoglycan-binding domain-containing protein, with amino-acid sequence MMKKLVVLLACFGLVANLSACSLFSKDSKSGEEVTSDFDSADLEKLEGEDALQAEGGAAPAASDQLPEDALGETQTDTAAAAPSDMPAEAPAEPTIADLPADPFAPQPDAGAPTDTASSSVPEPTTPDMPAPMSDSSSTASTTYVDQSSEPAAPKVSKPLQKVATAPWQVGKVWYNTVYFARPGDSLKSISTMIYGNSKKVGELKKGNPTIASRGVKPGDKVYYNSPHRADDSGRLITYYEDNGIQPEVYTAQEGDDLKKISKELLGYKDAWKEVWASNSVESKTSLPAGTQLQYWKGGQVAAAATAPTEQHQEVAGTQAPPPMPEAPAMPEAPPMPEAPPQQAAADIPPPPDMQPPADQMAPPPPPPPEMAQNMAPPPPPPPMPVMNQPHQEAAPGGMDNDTTMALGVVGLAAAGLAILIVMRKKRRQRELEQQSMDNTHVGT; translated from the coding sequence ATGATGAAAAAACTCGTTGTACTACTAGCGTGTTTCGGTTTGGTTGCAAATCTTAGTGCCTGCAGCCTTTTTAGTAAGGATTCTAAATCTGGTGAAGAAGTCACTTCTGACTTTGATTCAGCTGATTTGGAAAAACTTGAAGGCGAAGACGCTCTTCAAGCAGAAGGTGGCGCAGCTCCGGCAGCATCCGACCAACTTCCAGAAGATGCACTTGGCGAAACTCAAACTGACACTGCAGCAGCAGCTCCATCGGATATGCCGGCTGAAGCTCCCGCAGAACCGACTATAGCGGATCTTCCTGCAGACCCGTTTGCTCCACAACCAGATGCAGGTGCTCCAACTGATACGGCATCTTCGTCTGTTCCAGAGCCAACAACTCCAGATATGCCAGCACCAATGTCGGATTCTTCAAGCACGGCTTCTACTACATACGTAGATCAAAGCTCTGAGCCTGCAGCTCCGAAAGTTTCTAAGCCACTTCAAAAAGTTGCAACAGCACCTTGGCAAGTTGGTAAAGTTTGGTACAACACGGTTTACTTCGCACGCCCAGGTGACTCTTTGAAGAGCATCAGCACGATGATCTATGGCAACAGCAAAAAAGTTGGCGAACTTAAAAAAGGAAATCCAACGATTGCCTCTCGTGGTGTAAAACCAGGTGATAAAGTTTATTACAACTCTCCTCACCGCGCTGACGACTCTGGCCGTTTGATTACTTACTACGAAGATAACGGAATCCAGCCTGAAGTTTATACTGCACAAGAAGGCGATGATCTTAAGAAAATCTCCAAAGAACTTTTGGGTTATAAAGATGCATGGAAAGAAGTTTGGGCAAGCAACTCTGTTGAATCCAAGACAAGTTTGCCTGCAGGAACTCAATTGCAATACTGGAAAGGTGGCCAAGTTGCTGCCGCAGCTACAGCTCCAACGGAACAGCATCAAGAAGTAGCAGGAACTCAAGCGCCTCCTCCAATGCCGGAAGCACCAGCAATGCCAGAGGCTCCGCCGATGCCAGAAGCTCCTCCACAACAGGCAGCTGCTGATATTCCACCTCCACCAGACATGCAACCTCCAGCTGATCAGATGGCACCTCCTCCTCCTCCGCCACCTGAGATGGCCCAAAATATGGCTCCGCCTCCACCGCCTCCTCCAATGCCGGTTATGAATCAACCGCACCAGGAAGCAGCTCCCGGTGGAATGGATAACGACACAACTATGGCTTTGGGTGTAGTTGGTTTGGCAGCAGCAGGTCTTGCAATCTTGATCGTGATGAGAAAGAAACGCAGACAACGTGAACTTGAACAACAATCAATGGACAACACTCACGTAGGAACTTAG
- a CDS encoding PilZ domain-containing protein, protein MEDTAKVPAPRTPLNLEVSFKRNYAREETKGTLKNISISGAFLEFTGGQVRANEKLHLIFVVAGRERKVAAHIIWANSNGCGVKFMPVNNRDVQIVDDLIYFVENGRSESRSVIDSIFKKVG, encoded by the coding sequence GTGGAGGACACTGCAAAGGTTCCGGCACCAAGAACCCCTCTAAACCTAGAGGTTTCTTTCAAGCGTAATTATGCGCGTGAGGAAACTAAAGGCACGCTTAAGAATATCAGCATCTCGGGAGCCTTTTTAGAGTTTACAGGTGGCCAAGTGCGCGCCAATGAAAAATTGCACCTTATATTTGTCGTTGCAGGACGAGAGCGCAAGGTTGCCGCTCATATAATTTGGGCAAATTCAAATGGGTGCGGAGTGAAGTTCATGCCCGTGAACAACAGAGACGTTCAAATCGTTGATGATTTGATTTATTTCGTTGAGAACGGTCGCAGTGAATCTCGCTCAGTGATTGATTCGATCTTTAAAAAGGTCGGATAA
- the rho gene encoding transcription termination factor Rho, with translation MSEPKDSSGVEVVKKRTRTTKSAEAAPVESAPEVTAAPVAAEPPPQAPAAPAPAEASAAGSSEPAPQQQQQRQDRPQQHQRRDFRPSNRDNRDNRGDRNDRGDRNDRNDRNDRDRGPRHNNGPRRDFHRGRNEDHQPGGDDQNATQQQPDVDLADIQLTDEEKSWLSSKDLKSKNITQLTELATKLKIENAAGLRRQDMIFEILKRAAKLGQDIYGSGVLEILPDGYGFLRSPDYNYLPGPDDIYVSPSQIRRFGLRTGDTVTGTVRPPKEGERYFALLKVDSLNFETTEKGKDKILFDNLTPLYPNKRLKLEHNPGDYTTRVVDLMAPLGKGQRALIVAPPRTGKTVLMQQIANAITANHPEVKLIVLLIDERPEEVTDMQRTVKGEVVSSTFDEPPTRHVQVAEMVIEKAKRLVEHKHDVVILLDSITRLARAYNTVVPPSGKILSGGVDSNALHKPKRFFGAARNIEEGGSLTIIATALIDTGSRMDEVIFEEFKGTGNAEIHLDRKLMEKRIFPCMDINKSGTRKEDLLIDKADLNRLWILRKVLAPMNVVDAMDFLLDKVGNTKSNADFLKAMSGNG, from the coding sequence TTGTCCGAACCAAAAGATTCATCAGGCGTTGAAGTCGTTAAAAAACGCACTCGCACCACGAAGTCTGCAGAAGCAGCTCCAGTAGAGTCTGCACCAGAAGTCACTGCAGCACCTGTCGCAGCAGAACCTCCTCCCCAAGCACCCGCTGCACCAGCTCCAGCTGAAGCCTCCGCAGCCGGTTCTTCAGAGCCAGCTCCACAGCAACAACAACAAAGACAAGATCGTCCACAACAACACCAACGTCGTGATTTCCGCCCCAGCAATAGAGACAACCGCGATAATCGCGGCGACCGCAATGACCGTGGTGATAGAAATGACAGAAACGATCGTAACGACAGAGACCGTGGCCCCCGCCACAACAATGGCCCTCGTCGTGACTTCCACCGCGGAAGAAATGAAGACCACCAGCCAGGTGGTGATGATCAAAACGCAACTCAACAACAGCCTGATGTAGATTTGGCAGACATCCAACTGACTGACGAAGAGAAATCTTGGTTATCGTCTAAGGATTTGAAATCCAAAAACATCACTCAGCTGACTGAGCTTGCTACAAAACTTAAAATCGAAAATGCTGCCGGTCTTCGCCGTCAGGATATGATTTTTGAAATCTTGAAACGTGCAGCGAAACTTGGTCAGGACATTTACGGTTCTGGTGTTCTTGAAATCCTGCCGGACGGTTACGGTTTCTTGCGTTCGCCAGACTATAACTACCTTCCAGGTCCGGATGATATCTACGTTTCTCCTTCTCAAATCCGTCGCTTCGGCTTGAGAACGGGTGACACGGTGACAGGTACTGTTCGTCCACCAAAAGAGGGCGAGCGTTACTTCGCACTTTTGAAAGTTGATTCTCTAAACTTCGAGACAACTGAAAAAGGTAAAGACAAAATCTTGTTCGACAACTTGACGCCGCTTTACCCAAATAAGCGTTTGAAACTTGAACACAATCCGGGCGATTACACGACTCGTGTTGTGGACTTGATGGCGCCACTTGGAAAAGGTCAACGCGCATTGATCGTTGCTCCTCCAAGAACAGGTAAAACAGTTCTTATGCAACAAATCGCCAACGCGATTACTGCAAATCACCCAGAAGTGAAGTTGATCGTTCTATTGATCGATGAACGTCCGGAAGAGGTGACAGACATGCAACGTACCGTTAAAGGTGAAGTTGTATCGTCAACGTTCGATGAACCACCAACTCGTCACGTTCAAGTTGCAGAGATGGTTATCGAAAAAGCAAAACGTTTGGTTGAGCACAAGCATGACGTCGTTATCCTGCTTGATTCCATCACTCGTTTGGCCCGCGCATACAACACGGTTGTTCCGCCGTCAGGAAAAATCTTGTCAGGTGGTGTGGACTCCAACGCTCTTCACAAGCCAAAACGTTTCTTCGGTGCTGCTCGTAACATCGAAGAGGGTGGATCTTTGACGATCATCGCAACAGCGTTGATCGACACAGGTTCTCGTATGGATGAAGTTATCTTCGAGGAATTTAAAGGTACCGGTAATGCCGAGATCCACTTGGATCGTAAGCTTATGGAAAAACGTATCTTCCCTTGTATGGACATCAATAAATCAGGTACTCGTAAAGAGGACTTGTTGATTGATAAAGCAGACTTGAACCGTCTGTGGATCCTAAGAAAAGTATTGGCACCTATGAACGTTGTCGATGCGATGGACTTCTTGTTGGATAAAGTGGGTAACACTAAGTCCAACGCTGACTTCTTGAAAGCGATGTCCGGAAACGGATAA
- a CDS encoding type B 50S ribosomal protein L31: MKQNLHPKVNTVVFKDISCDFSFLGTSTLHSNEMVKWEDGKEYPLVKVEISSASHPFFTGKQRVMDTEGRIDRFKKRYGKK, translated from the coding sequence ATGAAACAAAACCTTCATCCAAAAGTTAATACTGTAGTTTTCAAGGATATCTCTTGTGACTTCAGTTTCTTGGGAACTTCTACTCTTCACTCTAACGAAATGGTTAAGTGGGAAGACGGTAAAGAGTACCCTCTTGTTAAAGTTGAGATCTCTTCAGCATCTCACCCATTCTTCACTGGTAAACAGCGTGTAATGGATACTGAAGGTCGTATCGATCGTTTCAAAAAACGTTACGGCAAAAAGTAA
- the prfA gene encoding peptide chain release factor 1 — MFSKLEEVESRYEEVNMSLQRPDIASNQTQYRALMKELGNLEKIVVPFRDYKKKSENLKASKELLTAEQDPEMRELIREEVKELEAALPVLEEQLKIALIPKDPNDDKNIILEIRAGAGGDEASLFAEEMFRGYTHYASSQGWKVEVISFSEGNVGGAKEIIASVSGDSVFSKLKFESGVHRVQRVPATEAAGRIHTSTVTVAVIPEVEIKEVNIPMSDVRIETMRSQGSGGQSVNRTESAVRVVHLPTGLDVKCQEGKSQSANRERAFQILYAKLQQIEDEKARKEASDVRLDQIGTGDRSERIRTYNFPQTRITDHRIGLTIHQLDQVMSGSFGLLIDPLVANFQAEALKKQTSA, encoded by the coding sequence ATGTTCTCGAAATTGGAAGAAGTTGAATCACGTTACGAAGAAGTGAATATGTCACTTCAGCGTCCTGACATTGCTTCAAACCAAACTCAATACCGCGCTCTCATGAAAGAGCTAGGGAACTTGGAAAAGATTGTTGTCCCTTTCCGCGATTACAAGAAAAAGTCTGAGAACTTAAAGGCCAGCAAAGAACTTCTGACGGCCGAACAAGATCCAGAAATGCGCGAGTTGATCCGTGAAGAAGTAAAAGAACTTGAAGCGGCCCTTCCGGTGCTTGAAGAACAACTGAAAATCGCCTTAATCCCGAAAGATCCAAACGACGACAAGAATATCATTCTTGAGATTCGTGCGGGCGCGGGCGGTGACGAGGCTTCTTTGTTCGCCGAAGAGATGTTCCGTGGTTATACTCACTATGCTTCTTCCCAAGGTTGGAAAGTTGAAGTCATTTCTTTCTCCGAAGGTAACGTCGGGGGAGCAAAAGAGATCATCGCTTCCGTTTCTGGGGATTCCGTATTCAGCAAATTGAAATTCGAATCTGGCGTTCACCGCGTTCAGCGTGTTCCAGCTACTGAGGCTGCGGGTCGTATTCATACGTCCACCGTAACAGTTGCTGTGATCCCTGAAGTGGAAATCAAAGAAGTGAACATCCCAATGTCTGACGTGCGTATTGAAACAATGCGTTCTCAAGGTTCGGGCGGTCAGTCCGTCAATAGAACTGAGTCAGCAGTGCGTGTTGTGCATTTGCCAACGGGTCTTGATGTGAAGTGCCAAGAAGGTAAATCCCAATCTGCCAATCGTGAGCGTGCATTCCAAATCCTTTACGCAAAACTTCAGCAAATTGAAGATGAAAAAGCACGTAAAGAAGCTTCTGATGTTCGTTTGGACCAAATCGGTACTGGCGATCGTTCAGAACGTATCCGTACTTACAACTTCCCTCAGACACGTATTACTGATCACCGTATTGGTCTTACGATCCATCAGCTGGATCAAGTCATGAGCGGATCTTTTGGGTTGCTGATTGACCCACTCGTTGCTAACTTCCAAGCAGAGGCTCTTAAAAAACAGACCTCTGCTTAG
- the prmC gene encoding peptide chain release factor N(5)-glutamine methyltransferase gives MKLKEVLDKTTAFFKDKKIETPRLDAELLFAHSLKLERIQLYLKFDQPLSEAELAGLRELVRRRGQGEPVAYILGYRDFYKSRFEVSPATLIPRPETEQIVEEVLAWAKDKDQPYTILDLGTGTGCLGLSILKELPNAKLVSVDVSADAIAVAKRNAQNLGLADRAEFVNADASNVDLVMASCRNFMGQNTIDILVSNPPYIANNDPAVQENVRKFEPSTALFAEDNGLALLKSWSKAYAPYLSSESVMMMEMGMSQGSAMQSYYSDLNIFKNVRVLKDLSGLDRVIAGVKHG, from the coding sequence ATGAAACTCAAAGAAGTACTCGATAAGACCACCGCATTTTTCAAAGATAAAAAGATAGAGACGCCTCGCCTCGATGCGGAGCTTTTGTTTGCCCACAGCTTAAAGCTTGAGCGCATTCAGCTTTACTTAAAGTTCGACCAGCCTCTATCCGAAGCCGAACTGGCGGGTCTGCGCGAATTGGTTCGTCGCCGTGGTCAGGGTGAGCCCGTCGCGTATATCCTGGGTTACCGTGATTTCTATAAATCCCGGTTTGAAGTTTCCCCGGCAACTTTGATCCCTCGTCCAGAAACAGAACAAATCGTTGAAGAAGTTTTGGCATGGGCCAAAGATAAAGACCAACCATACACGATCCTTGATTTAGGAACGGGCACCGGTTGTTTGGGCCTTAGCATTCTTAAAGAGCTTCCAAATGCCAAGTTAGTATCCGTAGATGTGTCAGCTGATGCGATCGCGGTTGCTAAACGCAATGCCCAGAACCTGGGATTGGCTGATCGGGCGGAGTTTGTTAATGCAGATGCATCCAATGTCGATCTTGTAATGGCATCTTGCAGGAACTTCATGGGACAGAACACGATAGACATATTAGTCTCTAATCCTCCCTACATTGCGAACAATGATCCGGCAGTGCAGGAGAACGTAAGAAAGTTTGAACCATCTACTGCACTATTCGCAGAAGACAATGGATTAGCACTTTTGAAATCGTGGTCCAAGGCGTATGCTCCATACTTGTCATCAGAGTCCGTGATGATGATGGAAATGGGCATGAGCCAAGGCTCTGCAATGCAGAGTTATTATTCTGATTTAAATATTTTTAAAAACGTGCGCGTACTGAAAGATCTTTCAGGGCTTGATAGAGTTATCGCAGGAGTGAAGCATGGATAA